A window from Streptomyces sp. NBC_00299 encodes these proteins:
- a CDS encoding TIGR02679 family protein, translated as MTGPRALDGTPLDTETLAFLTRPGLTRLWAAARTRLERNGLRPTGTIRLQHLDEPEREALSLLLAKPLTTSTATIHLPDLDTRLRASAVGRGLAETLAELGPALTDRRAVRDAAAAQRAGLWSAAEAALAATQLASQPWPARWLEELRRAGTVARQDGHTATTILDQAIRTLATLFPGPDAEPSPVARGRGELATRTTGSAHGLDDGTMLSRLVLRGIALASGTDFPVDAPGRRALWRLASVTPDEVSSTVLTYGLRPTGATWGERTLRERADHNLETHLTLRELRALRLAMPSRTRIHVCENPRVVEAAADAGCTEPLVCTSGSATTVVLTLLDVLAAAGCAFAYHGDFDWPGIALANRVVERYGAEAWRMRAGDYEYLATRMQVHGTPQLLLTGPRVEAGWDAELAPAMDALGIALHEEAALDLLLEDLG; from the coding sequence ATGACGGGCCCCCGAGCGCTGGACGGGACGCCCCTGGACACCGAGACGCTGGCCTTCCTGACCCGGCCGGGCCTCACCCGCCTCTGGGCGGCCGCACGCACCCGCCTCGAACGCAACGGCCTGCGGCCGACCGGCACGATCAGGCTCCAGCACCTGGACGAACCCGAACGTGAGGCCCTCTCCCTCCTCCTCGCCAAGCCGCTCACCACTTCCACCGCCACCATTCACCTGCCGGACCTGGACACCCGCCTGCGCGCCAGCGCGGTCGGCCGCGGCCTGGCCGAGACGCTGGCGGAACTGGGCCCGGCCCTCACCGACCGCCGAGCGGTCCGGGACGCGGCGGCGGCGCAACGGGCCGGGCTGTGGTCCGCGGCGGAGGCTGCCCTCGCCGCCACACAACTGGCGTCCCAGCCCTGGCCGGCCCGGTGGCTGGAGGAGCTACGACGTGCCGGTACGGTCGCCCGACAGGACGGTCACACCGCCACCACGATCCTCGACCAGGCGATCCGGACCCTGGCCACGCTCTTCCCCGGCCCGGACGCGGAACCCTCCCCAGTCGCCCGGGGTCGCGGCGAACTGGCCACCCGTACCACCGGCTCGGCCCACGGCCTGGACGACGGCACCATGCTCTCCCGCCTGGTCCTGCGCGGTATCGCCCTGGCGTCCGGCACCGACTTTCCCGTCGACGCACCGGGCCGCCGGGCCCTGTGGCGGCTGGCCTCGGTCACCCCGGACGAGGTGTCCAGCACGGTGCTCACCTACGGCCTCAGGCCGACGGGCGCGACCTGGGGCGAGAGAACCCTGCGAGAACGGGCGGACCACAATCTGGAGACCCATCTCACCCTGCGCGAACTGCGCGCCCTGCGACTGGCGATGCCTTCCCGCACCCGGATCCACGTCTGCGAGAACCCACGCGTGGTCGAAGCCGCCGCCGACGCCGGCTGCACCGAGCCGCTGGTCTGCACCTCGGGCAGCGCGACGACGGTTGTCCTCACCCTGCTCGATGTGCTGGCCGCCGCCGGGTGCGCCTTCGCGTACCACGGTGACTTCGACTGGCCGGGGATCGCGCTGGCCAACCGTGTCGTGGAGCGGTACGGCGCGGAGGCGTGGCGCATGAGGGCGGGGGACTACGAGTACCTCGCGACCCGCATGCAGGTACACGGCACCCCGCAGCTCCTCCTCACGGGGCCACGCGTGGAGGCCGGGTGGGATGCTGAACTGGCCCCGGCCATGGATGCCTTGGGCATCGCTCTCCACGAAGAGGCGGCACTCGACTTGCTCCTGGAGGATCTCGGATGA